One stretch of Ananas comosus cultivar F153 linkage group 6, ASM154086v1, whole genome shotgun sequence DNA includes these proteins:
- the LOC109711606 gene encoding uncharacterized protein LOC109711606, which produces MKAVCNLAVWCVSIQQLQASVIELEAHSLIRAIVHALDNPFGSLSTTFEATQAVMKLASQIPEKMRDLLSVWLPPIYRRLLSDNNTERSTAERCLLKMSSIILPPPPLLSEVVASNLKKELLLRMTDMLHDNLQNVQVIKAWGWYVSLLGSTGLSDRHLLNKLLKIPEKTFTHADDQVQVASLVAWRHLIDALLPPHIKIIESKIASEVSTVASFTAFTRNCDPHLYGLLKKIKMIMVPLIGIMSSKCGVAVRSSCLSTLRYLLHKLDTLVNHQSILQTIFGPMLEVTFSSVLDNQNMCVWNSCINLLHEFVMSKDKEIAFGEEQSCYDKSSWKDHPIKWLPWDINYLDFLLKMIGIIVGPEEMKCMNFETRVVAMNAALKIFKSVLKGVKIKFSKSFTCNDWIQICITKILKFVTEVCEGLVLEKNVNLQFVEAIIEEIDHSILNSPLYGANLDIKYICDLKCPENISHSRISTPPVKALGYMDMVSPMVYTTILSLSLVAQSILKLPPEDAMLYAKQQMNVPFFLANTLDNLHTVVSFMYMHIKKPIDCMLNILMMWNIIGQGLKEQIGHVSALDSPTVDYSAVHQFLCFPLLLFLSLEKKPATLRSGNCSEFCVFSSQQEVEMELVIEVYKSLHDYSIHGTETVTSSTNDFTEGLCELFVSVLNKNMILFVHNIECCLQKKYPKIAILSVIGEAAIQMITNTKVFGSAPQQSKECDKYSPQCSPIKYSLGLVSRFLELSLVAFKARPQDEHHVTIRVFEALDNFSRLLFLKQDILLLLELISDPLCQWLSSCAKIYCEIQQGGLINQLLNIWSRILDCLTRSQPPILFNSSFLETQASLLQTTLGHPHLPISDVTIEFWRTTYNRKVSLRYPSCLLPTLEKLSRSGRIILQKDSAANDAFSCKQRRGSSRTPAVSNPQKRPLSVIASEFENDHGLVNLYKGFKRKRFKSENGPIKGMKHVERFEDVSSSDCRMDTMSASNNLSERKEPRKPEYIMEMLRRKR; this is translated from the exons ATGAAG GCTGTTTGCAACCTGGCTGTGTGGTGTGTCTCAATTCAGCAATTACAAGCTTCGGTTATTGAGTTGGAAGCACATTCCTTAATTCGGGCTATTGTCCATGCCCTGGACAATCCGTTTGGTTCATTGTCAACAACATTTGAGGCAACTCAG GCTGTGATGAAACTGGCAAGTCAAATTCCTGAGAAAATGAGAGACTTGTTGAGTGTATGGCTTCCACCAATTTATAGAAGACTTCTGAGTGATAATAACACAGAAAGGAGTACGGCAGAGAGATGTCTTTTGAAGATGTCATCCATCATATTACCTCCTCCACCACTTCTTTCCGAG GTAGTGGCGTCGAACCTTAAGAAAGAACTGCTTCTACGTATGACAGACATGCTACATGATAATCTGCAGAATGTTCAGGTGATTAAAGCATGGGGATGGTATGTATCATTACTCGGTTCCACTGGTCTCAGTGATAGGCATCTCCTCAACAAATTGCTTAAGATTCCTGAAAAGACGTTCACTCATGCTGATGATCAAGTCCAGGTTGCTTCGCTG GTAGCATGGCGACATTTAATTGATGCACTTCTTCCGCCtcacattaaaattattgagagTAAGATAGCCTCAGAAGTATCCACAGTTGCTTCATTTACAGCATTTACCAGGAATTGTGATCCTCACCTATACGGTCttctaaaaaagataaaaatgattaTGGTCCCCCTAATAGGGATAATGTCAAGCAAGTGCGGTGTAGCTGTTCGTTCGTCCTGCCTAAGTACATTGCGCTATCTGCTACACAAGCTCGATACTTTGGTGAACCATCAGTCAATTTTACAGACTATATTTGGACCCATGCTTGAAGTAACCTTTTCCTCAGTACTGGATAACCAGAACATGTGCGTGTGGAACTCGTGCATCAATCTACTTCATGAATTTGTTATGTCAAAAGATAAGGAAATTGCCTTCGGTGAAGAACAATCGTGCTATGATAAATCCTCATGGAAAGATCACCCTATCAAATGGTTGCCTTGGGATATCAATTATTTAGACTTTCTTCTAAAGATGATTGGTATAATTGTCGGCCCGGAAGAAATGAAATGTATGAACTTTGAGACCAGAGTTGTGGCCATGAACGCTGCCTTAAAGATCTTCAAATCAGTTTTGAAGGgtgttaaaatcaaatttagtaaGTCATTCACTTGCAATGATTGGATCCAAATCTGCATTACTAAGATACTCAAATTTGTGACAGAGGTGTGCGAAGGTcttgttttagaaaaaaatgttAATCTGCAATTTGTGGAGGCTATTATAGAGGAGATAGACCATTCAATACTAAATTCCCCACTTTATGGGGCCAATTTGGATATCAAGTATATCTGTGACTTAAAATGTCCTGAAAATATTAGTCATTCAAGAATATCAACTCCGCCAGTAAAAGCTCTTGGTTACATGGATATGGTTTCTCCAATGGTTTATACAACtatactttctctctctttggtaGCTCAGTCCATCTTAAAATTGCCACCCGAAGATGCTATGTTATATGCCAAACAACAAATGAATGTTCCATTTTTCTTGGCGAACACTTTAGACAATCTCCATACGGTCGTCAGCTTTATGTATATGCACATCAAAAAGCCCATAGATTGTATGCTAAACATTTTAATGATGTGGAATATAATTGGTCAGGGACTGAAAGAACAAATTGGCCATGTCTCAGCACTTGATTCTCCTACTGTTGATTATAGCGCTGTTCATCAGTTCTTGTGCTTTCCCCTTCTTCTGTTTCTTTCTCTTGAGAAGAAACCAGCTACTTTAAGAAGTGGAAATTGTTCAGAATTTTGTGTCTTTTCCTCACAACAAGAGGTAGAGATGGAACTGGTTATTGAGGTGTATAAATCGCTACATGATTATTCTATTCATGGTACGGAAACTGTAACTTCTTCAACGAATGATTTCACAGAGGGCCTATGTGAACTTTTTGTCAGTGTGCTTAATAAGAATATGATCTTATTTGTACACAACATTGAGTGCTGTTTACAGAAGAAATATCCAAAAATTGCTATTCTTTCTGTTATTGGTGAAGCAGCCATTCAGATGATCACAAATACAAAGGTCTTTGGTTCTGCACCTCAACAGTCAAAAGAATGTGACAAATATAGTCCGCAATGCAGTCCTATCAAGTATAGCTTGGGACTTGTTAGCAG GTTTTTAGAGTTGTCACTAGTAGCTTTTAAAGCAAGACCACAAGATGAGCACCATGTCACAATAAG GGTTTTTGAAGCTCTAGATAACTTCAGCAGGCTTCTCTTCTTGAAGCAAGACATCCTTTTGCTGTTGGAG tTGATTTCTGATCCATTGTGTCAATGGCTTTCTTCATGTGCCAAAATATATTGCGAGATACAGCAAGGAGGGCTTATTAATCAGCTTCTGAACATCTGGTCTCGTATTTTGGATTGCTTGACGAGAAGCCAACCACCAATTCTCTTCAACTCTTCTTTCCTCGAAACTCAAGCATCTCTCCTTCAAACAACTCTAGGCCACCCGCATCTGCCAATTTCGGATGTTACTATTgaattttggagaacaacttaCAATCGGAAAGTAAGCTTACGATACCCTTCCTGCTTACTACCGACACTAGAGAAATTATCAAGAAGTGGAAGAATTATCTTGCAGAAGGATTCTGCTGCTAATGATGCCTTCTCATGCAAACAACGACGTGGTTCGTCGCGAACACCTGCAGTATCAAATCCGCAGAAGAGGCCATTAAGTGTAATTGCATCGGAGTTCGAGAATGATCATGGGCTTGTAAACTTATACAAGGGCTTCAAAAGAAAGAGATTTAAAAGCGAAAATGGCCCGATAAAGGGAATGAAACATGTAGAAAGATTTGAGGATGTTTCTAGTTCTGATTGTAGGATGGATACAATGTCTGCTTCTAATAATCTATCAGAAAGGAAAGAGCCTAGAAAGCCAGAGTACATAATGGAAATGCTTAGGAGAaaaagatag